Genomic DNA from Brassica napus cultivar Da-Ae chromosome C6 unlocalized genomic scaffold, Da-Ae chrC06_Random_15, whole genome shotgun sequence:
CTGATATAATATAGTAAACAAAACAATGTATTAGAAGCAATGCATGTACTGGATTATATGAAGTAATGTGAAATATGTAAAACATAAATGAACATATACcagcaaaattttatattttactcagttttataattttataaatgtcaCAATCgtcttacaattatttttaaatgtatttcTGTTAAAATTAGGATGATAATTAGTTATTATCTAAAtgcaactaaaataaattataaaatacaaaattgtaTAAGGTCATAACAtaattagttaatatattttacataaaattttaaaaattatataatttgaaatattatttgtaaaatgtCAAATACAAAAAGGATATTATTTTATAGGTAACTGAAAAACTTCATTTACAACTCAcactttttcatatttgaacTGGGACTTTAACAGAACAACAACACTAACTGTAGTAGCTTACAATTTCCGATATGCTTAAAAAGTAGTAATAagtatccaatttttttttttgaactgaattaaatatctaaattttcTGTTCTTCCCAATCATGCATATGATGAATATGGAACATCCATCAGATTCTATGAACTACTCAtgcaattatttatttcaatgaatatgaaattttgtttttgtcagTCAGTGAATATGAAATTAAAGCTATGTTTATATAATTACAGACTCCACAAATTAAAGgaagaaaatatatttggttGCTCCACGATTAAACACGTTCCTTCGAAATCCACAATCACATAATCTTCCACAGACGGCATTAGACCTCTCTTTGTCTTTGTGTATCGTTTTGGAGACACACAGCATCACATgattcatatctttttatagATAGCAACAACTTAGGGGTAGTTTCGTCAACTCCCTCAGGTCCAAATCCAGTTGGTGTTCAAGTTTATCATATGTGCTTGTCTTTGTTTGACCCCGAGTCAATCAAGTACTAATTTTATTGCATTTGCTAAATTTCTGTCTTATTCATTTGTCATAAGTCCTAACACTATACTTTTGATGACTCTTGTTCCAGACGTTACAGAATTCGCCAAGGCGGTGGCTGTATACTTTATAaattatgatttcattttttgtttttattgatgaTGTTCCATGTCTcggtttataaattaataactcgaTAGTCCTGTATACAGTTCTGAATTTGAGATAAGATTACGAAATTCGTTATATGGATTTGGCCAAGAATAGTATAACAAATGTACTAACACAAGTCACTATATTACATGCAAGTATATGGTAGTTGGTGCCAAAAGAAATAATCTAATAAATAGTGTTATATATTCATTCTAGTCTATAAACATGAATATTTATGCATAGAGAagctaaatttttttaatcttcatgaaacaactaaaagaaaagatatcgattacaactatttttttttttgaagatataCAATGATTTATAGATGTAGCAGTAAATGTATGACATCTCCAACTCATGTTTCACTTTCGAAGTTTTACAGAATTTCGTTTATGTTTTAAGCTATTCATTTCCAGTGGTAAAACTTTACACGAAACCTCAAAAATTACGGTTTAAATTTCAGATATAATCATAATTAGTCTTactttttaaactttaaaacaactataaaattaattaataaaatgctacattaaaatataaaatattatatgaataataaaagaatataaaaacaaatgagACATAAATTATAAGATATCATTTGTATTAAATCTGATTAATGTAATGTGTAAAATTGATGTTAAAACTATGTAATCTATTTCcgtatactaatatatattttttttaagtgtaTGTATAGTTTTAttgtgaaaaataaattttatatttatgagatataaactCTATGGACTAAAgtgataaaagtaaaattattaaaattgtttgtGTGATGTATAATTACAAGGATTTAGATGTAATAAGTATGAAACTTAAACTTTTAAAGTTGAAGTATTAAACTTTGAAGTTTTAAAGTATGTGTTGGAGTGAAAAAACCTTTATATTTGATGAGGATGGACAATTCCCTCTATTATTTGTAATCAAGCAAGTTGAACTTAATGAAAAAGTtgcgtttaaaaaaaacaagtataGCTTGGGCATACTCTTATACTACATAACAATTCAAAAATAATTCATCGTTCATGTTATACTAACTTAATCAACTCAAAAAGTAACAGTTAATATGTaatattgtatatattaaactaaCCCTACTTAGATATGTCTGATCTTATTATTAACTAACAATATCGAAATAAACAACGTTCCTCATGACTGACTCATAAGTGATAACCCATGCCCATTCTCTAAAAGTGTGATTGCTGAGGTATGTACTATTttcaaaatacttttttataGACCAATCATACTGCAAAACAATAGTGGTTGGATCTGATTAAGTTTTATGGCAGTTACAAtccttttaatatattaatttttttgtacttTAAACCACAATGTAACATTTTaaaggtttaatttttttcagatatgtatattttaaaagccATATATAACATGACAACTAAATTTAAACTTGTATTATAAGTTAGTGTTCAAGTTACAAAATATGGAACACTCAGATATATTAGTAAAATACCAATTTAATGCCGAAAACTTGTACtgttaaaaacttaataagatccCCATAGAACATGTGTCACTGTCCAATCTAATTGATTGCAGTCTCTTCTCTAtgcaataaatttaaaatgtcgACATTACACAGTATACATATCATCATTTGGATCCAAATTATTGAAATCAatcttttaagtatttttttatccAAAAGAGGATAACTTTGAAAGACAACAAAAAgcgagagaaaaaaaacaaaagtcaaaGGGTCCATGATGATgaatggaagacagtattcccATCCCTCCCTTGCCCCATCTCTACTGCCTCACGTGCCTTTGCCTTCtgcaaatattaattatttaatattaaaatttagttaaaccCTATAGTTTAACAATAACCACATACTATAAAACATTAAGAAGTTACTCACTAGACGAATTAATTAAAACTCGAGATTCTGTACCTGCATGGAATCAACAGCATCAGCCTCTGAGTTAAAGTCATAGTAAGAACTCGCTGCTGTAAGCTTCATAGATAAAAACTGATTccacattaagaaaaaaagaacacgCATTAGTAGGTAGTTAAACGAAGGGAGTTAAGATAATTACAAAAACTGTCATAATCTTCATACCTCGACTTGGTTCTGTAACGACTGGACGTAATTAATTATCTCATCCAGCATCGTGGCCATTCCCATTGCCTGTATCACCAAACATATAATCAGTAAATAGTTAAGCCAAGAAATTGTTATAGTCTAAACAAGTTTAAAtagtttggtttaaatttcttatAACCACCTTGTAACATCCGGGGACTATATCTTGCAAGCATTTCAATCTCTCGTTTATTTTCCCTCGTCTAACCTGAAGTTCAATAAATATGAAAGTCTCTTAACTAATAATTTTCACTTATATACAATTTACGGTTAACAGTATCGGATTAATCAATATACATTTGATATAGTAATTAATTTATACCCGCTCTGCTAAGCTGTGGCTATCAGTGGCTTGACCTCTTTTGGCTCTAACATGAACAACTTCCCTCTCTTTCTTATCTTCTATATTCTTCAGCCTTTTCCCTCTCCTTGAGGAATTCTGAGATTTTAATAAGAACAAAAAGGTTAGAACAAAGGAAATTGATAGTATAGTTGATAtgtgaaattagggttttgaggTTAGTTAAATACATTTTTGGTCAGAACATTTCCATTAATGGAAACTTGAGCAGAAGAGGTTTGATCAGAGACACTGTTCTCCGACGTAGACATGGACGCCATTAGTGTTTTTCTCTTCTTGGAATCGAGAGACGAGTCGTCATTTTTGTTGTGAATATTAGAAGGGATGAAAACCCCTTGATGAAAGTTATTCTCGGGAGATTTTCCGGGAAAATGATCTGGTAACggttgatgttgatgatgatgaaagaagagagaatccagagaagaagagaaaggaggAGCAAACATCGTTTGGAACTGATGAAGAGTGTTGTTGAGTTCTGCAAGTTGAGTTATGGGATCATCCACGGTGTATGTCTGAAGATCAGAAGAGAGATTCGCCATAACTTGAGTTTCCAatgttttaaagatatattattttttttcaaaatgggGAGTTGCTTGTTTCATTCGAGTAACTCTGTTTATATATAGacgctgttttttttttcttaaaattaaaataataaacaaattgGACTTATAATAGTGGAtgtaaaaaataagataaaaagacAATAGTAGAAAATAAAGGGAAGGCCAATGAAAGTGAGTTATGGGGATGTTTTGTAATGGAGTGGGTCCTTTAAATTTATCAGGGGATATATCCAAATAGAGAAAGTGGGCCAGTGTTTGGTACTGGGACCTATGAGCTCTGTTTAAGCAACTTCTCAAGGGGGAAGAACTTAAGAcctcaaaatatttttagttcaaTTGGTAATGGATACTGAACTGCAGTTATGTTATTGTGTTTAGTCAATGTATCCAGGTTCCAAAGTCTTCTGTTTAGCTACGTATGTTAATTAGTTCTTCTAACGGCTGATTGAACAAGTTTTTCTTCAGGATTCTTACTTTGGAGTTAGGTTCCTATCTTGTAGCTAGTTTTGATTTTGAGCAATGCTATTTGCTAGTGTAGCTACAAACTGACATAGCAAAGTCAATAACGTGAGGGAAAAAGCAGTCATTGTTTTGAATGCATGTTTTGCCAAACCTTGTTTAACCCCTTGAATCTTTTTTAACTTACGTACCAGATTAATAGAATGAGtcctttccaaaaaaaaaacaaagaattaaAGGTAACTATGACCAATGGCGCCAACGAACCCTACTTTTATAAGATCTTCAATGTATTTTGATTGACAAgtatcctaattcctaaaagGGTTCGACTAAACAAAAGTAAAagtattatttaatttagacGCAACTGATGGCACATAAGCAACAATCAACTTCAACAAAGAATAACCCAACATAATAtcgaagaaaacaaaaaccaaatgcAAGATGCATACTACCACAATAAGTtctacataaaatatatactaatacTTTATGCATAACGATGGGCTTGAGGAGAGAATCATAAATATCCGACTCTATTTCTGTTCGGTTTTGTAAATTAGCAATGGCAGTCCAACTacaaattaaactatatatataagatcATCAGAATTAGAAGCTAgtgtgttttataaattttattagggCCATCTATATACACACATACATATGACAAACCCAATATTAGAAACCAATAAAAGGTAAACCACATCTACAAGACTTGATAAGTTTTGGTTTTAGATGAAAGAAATTATACTTGTTACAggtttttgatgaaaaaaattaatttttataggataaataaattgatttagaatatttaaataataggTTACTAGAATTGTTTGTGAAACTTTACTTACTATCAaataggggtgttcaatccggatatcggttcggtgtTTTTTTtccggtatttcggttagtaaaatataactaccattctaaatccatatttacttcggttcgggtcggttttTATACAATCgatttttagtttattcggttttataccaaaacataattatttagtttgagattatattatataaattttagaatcatATTGTCATCGCaaccatttattaaaaaatgttatattttcaaataaaagaacaaaaaaaaaaaaagcttatacCTTcagatgaaataatcaaatctagaattaaaattaaagctcaaaattttgaaaataaaaataaaaaacaaaagagaagtatgaaagaaaagtttttccactcttctatatttagtgttcatcaaagtcatgCTTCTTCGAGTGAAACTCTGTtcgtatataaataaaaaaaaaagctgcgaagaattttttctagttattatccatcaaatttataacatTCACTCCAATTTAATCAATGCTAAAGGAaagcaaaataattaaaagaagaagactaagaaaataaaaagtctcacttgcgatgaattgttatttaattatattttaaatgtttttcaaattaggattctttattactataaaaaaaagACTTATTATTGGGTTCATCTcttagggtgaacctctagattcaccaaccaataggattgtgttatttcatatttgatatctttaaaaaaaatgaaatatagtctaattatattatgtttttaaaataaaaaagctaaaagaaaataaataaaaaatagtagtaactacaaataaatattttgttaaaaaatatttttaacatcgtcagcaaaacactaaatcgtaaatcataaatcataaaccctaaatcctaaatcttaaaccctaaatcataaaccctaaaccctaggataaatcctaaactctaaatcaaaaacgctaaaacactcaagagtttatggtttataatttaaggtttaaggtttagtgttttagtgtttactattttttatttggagtttacgatttatccaagggtttagggtttacccaagggtttagggtttaagatatatttttttaaaaaatatttttttgtagttactactattttttatttattttcttttacctttttattttaaaaacataatgtaacttaacaatattttatttctttttctaaaacgtatcaaatttgaaataaccaaatactattggttacctgaaataactaaaaaaaatatggtaataattattaacaaaagaaTGTTATTTATAACAGATAGATTTTTATGTGacgttataaaatatgtacatatttacatgtttctacttttggtcggttttattcggtttaatcggtcataaaccaaaccatatccaaattctacggttttataaaatcatatctattcagtttatatggtatataccaaaattaCACCATATGGTTTatttcggttcagttcggtttggtacggttcggttttaccatattggaaAGGCCAGTATCAAACATCTCAAAACAGTATGATAAAAGTCATACGACGTTCAGTAGGTTAGTGCCGAACTGTTCCTCTTTGGTAAGTTGCAATCACTGGTACTTACAGAAATTTATTACTTAGCTAGTCTAAAACAGCTCCACTATTAATACACGACTCCATAATGCAAATTAAACTaatagtattgttttaatgaaAACGCTATAGGATccataaacatataatatataataggacaaatctccaaaataatacatttctaagtttatatcacgaaaatagcactcaaaaaccaaaatgacaaaaatagcattttatcttttgaaaattttaattttttaatttttcaaaatttgaaatcttatcccaaaaactcatttctcaactctaaaccctaaaccctaaactctaaaccctaaaccataaactctaaatcctaaaccctaaaccctaaaccctaaaccctaaaccctaaaccctaaaccttaaatcctaaaccctaaaccctaaactctaaactctaaaccctaaactctaaaccctaaaccctaagtttgtgacttttgataaaacattaaatgatatttttgtgacttttgaacttgaatgctagtttgggaacaaaaacttgatttaatgatatttttgtctttttctccatataatatataattaccctcttatgtaaatatatacacCGCACGTAAACAAGGGGGcatttacaaaattaaagattcttaaaaaaaaaattaagattcaTCTGCCTTCGGCAAAGGAAGACATGGAAATGGACGTCCTCGAGTGCTCCTCAACGACGCTATTCGGTCCAGACGCTCGTCCTCCACTTCTACTTTTAAAGCTGCTTGGTTCGCTCCCCGTTAATCCAAAACTTTTTGAACCAGTACCGGTACTTGCATTGCCGCCTCCTCTACGACCTTGGAGTCCAGGACGACCCGGTTTAGGCATATCGAATGAATCGCTCGACAACATTTGATGAACCGTGTTCATATCCGGTCTGTTTGATGTGATTTGCTGGCAACAGAGTAACCCTATAATGAAACATGTGGCTGCTTCGTCGCGGTTGTATGCTCCTGCTAGAGATTGATCCACCAATTCTAGAATTTTTCCTTCTTGGTACATCTTCCACGTCTGTATaatcatacatatataaacTCCGGTTTGAAGTAATGACCGTTTAAGTAGTTCACGGTTCTGATTAGCAACCAAATGGACATAACATATTGTTATTAGGATTGGTTCCTAATTCCACTAGTATTGTATAATGAGATTAGAACCTAACTTTTATGTCAAACTTCATTAACTTGTCTATGTTGTGCAAAACCATAACGAACCTAAATTTATGACAAACTTCATTAACTTGTCTAGGTTGTGCAAAACCATAAACCAGAACCGACACTGAGATTTTGGGGTCATTTACTAATcatttaataaagatttgagtaaaatgttttcttttaattatttgagaacctatatttatataactCAAAAACTTTTGGAGTCCAAAACTAATATTTCACTTAGCTATGTTTAGAACCGGTTCTGTATGGCGGTTCATGGTATGATTAGAACTTACATAGCTCAAGAGATCGGCCATTTCTGGTCCAAGACGAGGATTGTGGTTCTTTCTTCCACTGGCTATCTCCAAGACCAATACTCCAAAGCTGAAAACATCTGATCTAACCGATAATAGGCCGTGCAAGGCATATTCAGGAGCCATGTAACCACTGCACATGACCACTCACATTAGCTCGCTTAATGAATAATGATGCATACATACAACAACATTCACATTTGTTTCAGGTATTAGAGATTGTGGTGTACTCACTAGGTACCCGAGATTCTAAAGGTATTAGTATGAGTGCCATCTCCTGGGAATAACCGGGCTAAACCAAAATCAGAGATTTTCGGGTTCAAGTCATTGTCTAGAAGAATGTTGCTGGCTTTTATATCTCTGTGGATTATTCTAACCGGAGCTTCTTCATGTAGATATAACAGTCCTCTTGCCACGCCTATAATTATTTGCCATCGGTTGGACCAGGCAAGTAAACCGGGATTGGTTTTATCTGATAATTACAGAGAAATTAAAGATTAAACCAAACCGGATTGAACTGAATGAATCAAACAGAACAGAACCAATGATTTAGTACGGCTTGATATTGGTTTGTCCGGACATTTCATAAGAAGAATATTGAAAATTAAGAGATGTACCAAAGAGAAAATAGTCAAGACTCCGGTTAGGGAGATACTCGTAAACCAGCATCTTTTCTGGACCGTGGAAGCAACAACCAAGCAACGAAACCAAGTTCTTATGTTGAATCCTAAGTAAGAGCTTAACCTCGTTCATGAATTCTCTCGACCCTTGTCTCGAATTCAACGACAGCTTCTTCACAGCTATTTCTTCACCACTTGGCATCAATCCCTATTCATTACAATGTCTTCGTATCAAAGAAACATAACTTCTAAAGAAGAGACAAAAACATAATTGTCTTATAAGTTACCTTGTAGACAGGACCAAACCCTCCATGTCCGAGTCGGTTCTTCTCGGAGAACGAGTCAGTCGCTATTTCAAGCTCTTGGAGATCATAGAAGATGCCACGGTCTTCACCACCGTCTTCGGCTGATAAATCTCCCTCAGAAGCGTTATGACCACCACACATCTTCAGTAACGCCATGAAGCCACCGCAAAGACGGCGAACCATCTCTGTTGGTTCGTGTAGTGAAGATGATCAGGGAGGTTGTGTGTGGCTTGGTTGGATTAGATATTATCTCAAAACCAAGTTGTTTGGTGTATAGAGGAGTGACTGGTACAAAGTCGTATTAATGCCAGCGTAAACAAGTCGTTGGCCGGGTCAATATCGTTTACTCAGTATGGGACACATAACTACTAAATACGCGTTATATTAAGTTTCCGTTTTCATATTTGTTGAAAGCATTTTTGCTTTTGACCAAAAGAAAACTCTGCTATTTAAAGTGTTGATTATAAACAGcttaagagaaaaaaatgtatgaaaaaaaggaaattaggtgttattggtttatatattttgattgatttagaaatccatatagtatttataaatccaagtaaaatatgtaaATCTGGAAGTTtttcctcggatttgagtctttgtatttttaactaaaaaatccaaacaaatcaattcaaatccattataaaatcaaatatattagtaaattcgtacgattgaataacacttgatttgatacagaacttatgaatcattaaatcaataacacatgattttaatacagatttgaaaattatagaaccaataacactagatttagttcaaattttcaaatccattaaaatacaacaactaATAACGCCTACTTAGCAATTAGGCAACGAAAGAGTCTACTCATATGAAAAGATTATTTGAATTCTAACAGCTGAATGTAAAGGCAAAGTCAAGTGGTCAAAGCTAACAAGTAATCCAAAAGTCAAGTCAATGCAAGGGACCTCATTGATTGGAAGCTCTGTTCTTGAACgtgctaggcgctagtcgggcggtcgggttgggcctagcgcctaaagagaaactcggggattaatcggaaattatgcggggcagaatttttagatggtttactgtgttataaaacatgttaatctttaattgtatgtaacattaatacattttcatgtttaagattatataaaacacacagatagaatatataaacttaatatagtgtatttttcatcaaaattatgaatataaatgatatttataaaattttagatcaaataaaaaataaaaatattattaaaaataaaataaaaaaaaataaataaaataaaaataaaataaaaaatagattaggcggctaggcggtcatttaggcggtctagacggaaaaaaattggatatccgattttttaaaccgatttgacaTAAATCGGGGCGGAATAGTGACGCGTAGCGCCTGGGCGGCCGCCaggcggccgatttttagaacagggaTTGGAAGATACCAGTCTCAGAAAGGAAAAACGCAAACATCTTTCTCGTAAGAATTTTCCTCTTGGCTTGTGGTCACCTCATCGGCGGtctcttataaaatatattcaagcaattaaaataataaagttaaaaataggATAAATTAAGGAAAATGTTAGAAATGTTTTTTgttacgaaaagaaaaaaactgtaACGAGACACATTATTTTCTGAAtggttaaaaaaaatctgatcaaaggttaattttttttttataaaaaaaagtaaatatataaataatattaaattctttgtattttattattaaaatactcAAGTGAATATCTCTGTTATTGGAAATgcttttataaaagaaaaagggaAATTTTCCTGTTGGACCACATCGAATTATTGTGATGtgtgtaaataaaagaaaaactatactgtattttttttgatcaactatAAAATCCTTGAATTAACACGGATTAGACCCAAAAAATTCAGAcccaaattcttttttttaaaagatttttaaccaaaaagaaaataaaaattaaatctttTTCAAAAGCCCGACCCAGGCCCGACCCAATTAAGTCACATATTCTCTGAAACCAAGAACACGTAAAAACCCGCTAACACTACAGTCGCCGAGAGATTTGTTCGTCGCGGTGGCTTCGCCATGAGGTTCCGATACGCCATGGTGTGTTCATCGAATCAGAAGCGGAGCATGGAAGCTCACGTTCTCCTGAATAGGCAAGGACTCGACGTAGCTTCGTACGGGACAGGGTCTCATGTTAAACTACCTGGACCGTCTGCCAGAGAGCCAAACGTCTACGGTTTCGGAACTCCTTACAAGCACATGTTCGATGAACTCAGGCGCAAGGATCCCGAGCTGTATCCTATTCTCTCAAGTCTCTAATTCTTTATTAGATTCCAAAgatgcttttgtttttattctttgaGTTGTATGAGTCTTGTAGGCTTGTGGAGTCGTAATATGTCATGTTTTTAATCTATCAAGTCGTAATATGTCATGATGTATTCATTGGCTGAGGAACGATTGCAATCACTGAAAAACAACATAGGCGGAAACTTGTTTATAGCATCTCATTCTACTGAAGATATTGTACCATCATCAGTTCATGGTAGAGACTTGAGATGTTAAACGCGTTAAGTATTGAATCGTCTTGATATAATGTTAAGTTTATATTCTCGTCTAGATTTTAGAAGAAAGGAC
This window encodes:
- the LOC111210962 gene encoding transcription factor BEE 3-like, which codes for MANLSSDLQTYTVDDPITQLAELNNTLHQFQTMFAPPFSSSLDSLFFHHHQHQPLPDHFPGKSPENNFHQGVFIPSNIHNKNDDSSLDSKKRKTLMASMSTSENSVSDQTSSAQVSINGNVLTKNNSSRRGKRLKNIEDKKEREVVHVRAKRGQATDSHSLAERVRRGKINERLKCLQDIVPGCYKAMGMATMLDEIINYVQSLQNQVEFLSMKLTAASSYYDFNSEADAVDSMQKAKAREAVEMGQGRDGNTVFHSSSWTL
- the LOC106407023 gene encoding cysteine-rich receptor-like protein kinase 44 → MVRRLCGGFMALLKMCGGHNASEGDLSAEDGGEDRGIFYDLQELEIATDSFSEKNRLGHGGFGPVYKGLMPSGEEIAVKKLSLNSRQGSREFMNEVKLLLRIQHKNLVSLLGCCFHGPEKMLVYEYLPNRSLDYFLFDKTNPGLLAWSNRWQIIIGVARGLLYLHEEAPVRIIHRDIKASNILLDNDLNPKISDFGLARLFPGDGTHTNTFRISGTYGYMAPEYALHGLLSVRSDVFSFGVLVLEIASGRKNHNPRLGPEMADLLSYTWKMYQEGKILELVDQSLAGAYNRDEAATCFIIGLLCCQQITSNRPDMNTVHQMLSSDSFDMPKPGRPGLQGRRGGGNASTGTGSKSFGLTGSEPSSFKSRSGGRASGPNSVVEEHSRTSISMSSFAEGR